From the Melospiza georgiana isolate bMelGeo1 chromosome 4, bMelGeo1.pri, whole genome shotgun sequence genome, the window GCATTTAAATTCCCACTTCTCCTGGACCATGGACCCAGGCCACCCAAAATATCTTTGGTTTTATTAACTTTCTCCAAGGCACTTTTAGAGTATTTAGCTTTCCTAGGACTCCTTTCAGATACAGGCTCCTCTCAGAGGCTGATAATTTGTAACTTTTTTTCAGGGATGCGGCAGAAAATTCTCCCTGGCCCATATCAGTTCTGAGACATATTCTCAACACTGCTGTAACAGATTCCACTTCAACTGGGGTCTTTTTTCTTACTGAGCAAAACTCTTCATCCTTGAATGAACTGTAGTCCTCCCAGGGAAACCTCAGCTCCAGGACTGATTTCCTGACACATCTCCCTGTGTATGGGATTACAGGAGGCAACCTCTGGTGTTCCAGGACTGGGGTACACTTGTAGTAGCCCCAcatcaaatcacagaatcacagtgTGGCGTGACGGGATCTAGGGGGATCCCTGGGCAGATTTGGGCTGTGGAgacaggaggaaagggaagcagATTTGGCAGTCCCACCAAAGTCACCTTTCAATCCTAGGAGTGGGAAATGCTCCTAGTCTCATGCATGCATCcatgctcccagcacaggctgcaggctgGATCACAAAGGTCACAAGTCAAACTGAGAGCAGTCAGATTCTGAGCTGCTTGTTCTTTAAAGCTTTTGTGTTCATGTGGGAGGGTCATGTATATGATTTTTCTCTGATTCATACATTTTCATACACTGAGATGACAAAAGATGGGATCTTGACAATCAGAGATTTCTGCTTCACGGAAATCTTCTCCATTactcccattccccattctaacacctctttcttttttcctgtccaGCTCATAGATAAGAATGTAAATGTtaaagagatggaaagagagTCAGATCTCATTGCTCATCATCATTTCACCTTAGACCAAATCGAAGAGAGCCAGGCTGTCCTTGATGACTACAAAGGACTGAAAGATTTGGACTTTGGCCATTTGATTCCCAGTGACCATATGGAGAGTCTAGGGAGCAAGATGGCTACCTTCACCCTGACCAACGTAGTGCCCCAGGACAGCAGTCTCAACAAGGGTCAGTGGAACATCTACCAGTCTAAAACAATGCCCAAAATGACCAAGGGCTGTACAACGACTTACGTGATCACAggtgctgtgcctgggagcacTGACATCGCTGTAGGGAGAGTGAACAGACCCAGCCACATCTGGTCAGCTGCCTGCTGCgtggtgggcacagagcccacaaGTGCTTGGGGGGCCATCGCTGAGAACAACAAGAATGAAGTGGTGACCATCACGCtgggggagctggaggagaggttGACCAATTTCTACGGTAGAAAGGTTATTCTGTTTGAGAAAGCATGTCCCCGGCAATAAGCCTCATATCTTCAGTGGAAAAGGTTAGGTGGCTTTTCCGACatgtcatagaatcacagagcGGGTTGGTTTTGATGGGACCTTAaagccttaaagatcatctcattctcACCTGCTTGCCTTGgacagggacaacttccactacACCAGCTTGTTCCAAGcccttcccagcctggccttgaacctgtcactataggacacaaaaaaacacaaacacacaacactgttctcaaggtgaaggaaaaaagggaagtttattttctgactctaacatttatagttttccaaaagtgacagtggattggggggtgacagtgacacctctccAATGATACTGGTCAAACTATCAGTCTATCAACTGTCTcttcctccataaaggaattcaaaacaatgagttatttacagaaagtgtgtgagaatgttcactacaagaatgtcaacatcagaaggcttagaaaatcttaaaaaaccagggtgacaGAACCcttcctgggatggggcagtcaAAACAGTGTTGTGTTGTGTCTGTATAAGTTGGACTGTTCTGTTCCCCCCTATCATGTAATGGTTCTGCCCTTGTTCTCCCTTCCCTCGTTTATGCTGCCAGTTATCCCAACTCCTCCCAGTTGCCTTGGAGATTATGTATCCTTTCTCAAatccctcctccatcccctgtCCATCACTCGGCACTCCCACCCTTCTCTCTGGAACTCTCCAGAATCTTCTAACTAGAGTGTTGAGTGATTGGCTCAGGGGCTGGGGATCCAACCTCATCTTATCCCCATTGGTGTTCTCCCTAAGTCAATCATTTGTATCCCACGCCCTGCTGAAACCCTATTTGTCCAAGGTCTAACTcctcccctgtgtccctccctccttaTAAGCTGTTGTAACTTGCTGCTCTCCGTCTTTGACTGTCGGTTTCCCCTGGGACTCAATAAACTTGCATTCACCACAGCTGGAGAGCGCTCTCTTCTTATTTCTGCTGGCTGTAGTCATGAGCCCAGCCACGTCCTACCACAAGGTAACGCTGCTGTCATAGCGCAGAGCGTTTGCCTTAGGCGCTGTCCTGAGCCACAGAGATTGGGATAGTGCCCACCCACTGCTAGCGGTGCCGAAAAGCTGGCCAGGACGTCCAAGAAGGAGCATTTCCTCCAGCTGGACCGCTTCAAAACAGCTCTGGGTAACTCGTACCACAGCCTGCTCAGGGTAATTTACTTATTTATAATACCCCATATAACCCAGCCCTCCATCAGTGTGAAACCATTCCCTCCTGTCCTCTCACTCCATACCCTTGTCCAAAGACCCTCTCCAGCCCTCTTGGAGATCCCTGAGGTACTGCACTCTCAGcagtcttctccaggctgaacatccccagctctctcaCCCTCACTCCAGAGCAGACAcactccagcccttggagcaccTTCATGGCCTCCACTGGACTCCACTCCAACAGCTTTGGATCTTCTTGTGCTgtgggcccagagctggaggccgcactgcaggtggggtctgagcagagcagagtagAGGGGGACAAATGTCCTGGTCAGAGTctgtgctgcttccttctctggtgtgtttccagctctgtccctcagggcacctcctgctctgctcaaaGGCACAAAGATGTGGGCAGAGCCTccagctgctttgctttgctgcctgTGTCAGGAGAGTGCTCTGAGGAACGAGtcctctcctcctcagctgtCCCCAGGAGTGTGCAGCTGACTTGTCCCTCACCTCCTTAGCCAGGCTGTGGCACCAGGGAGcctcagggtgcccagagatCCTGTCTGGAGATCTCCATGTCTGGAGATCCCCAAAGCCCAACAATACATGATTCTGGACAACCTGCTCTAGCtgatcctgctgcagcctggagtgTGGACTGGAAGGTCCTGAGAAGTCCCTCCAAAACACAAcaattcagtgattctgtgaacctGGCACATGCTTTTGTTTGGTGGCTTTTGAAAGTgcaccttgagagcagcagctgttgtATCAGACAGGCAGGCTTTGGCATCAGATCCATAgagagcttggagcagccaaAGCTGAATTCCTGTGCTGCACTCCTTGGACACCTtcatgctctgctctgcttctgaagcttttctgcagattGATGGGAAACTGATTTGGGGAAATGTATTCAATGCTTGTCAAAGACCAATGTGTGCCCCATCATGGAGTTTGCAAGAGCTTACAATAAAAGGGatttgctgcagtgctgcattgCAGGGTCACGTCTTCCATAAATCACAATTTGCTTCCCACTGAAATTTCTACACCCACCAGTAAAGTCACAGTGCCCAGAGCATCCTTGCAGGACATTGGGTGTGCAAAGGGAATCAGAGGCTGCCACAACATCTACACAAGTGTCGGCATCAGACACCAGTTATTCTCCTGTGAAGGGCATGAACCAAATGTGCCAGGGTGCCAACAGCTTTTACAAGATATCCCCATGGATCCAGCAAGAACACTCCCAACTTTGATGTCTTCACTCTTGATCCTTTGGGGTGGGAGCCTTTGCATTGAAGAGTTCTGTGTTCTGTGAATTCAGGACTATGTGGGATTACCCTACTTTTCACCTTGGAGTGGTTGTACATTGGGTCATGCGCTTTGGAGTTGGGGGACACTTTGGGGGTCTTTGATGGTTTATGGCCCCTTCTAATGATGTGACCACTCTTGAGCCCTGCTTTGTTCTTTCAGTTGGGCCTCATCAGAAAGGAGGAATTTACCCCACCTCCACCAGATATGCTTCTTCTTGGCCTTCTCCCTCATTCTGGCTAACCCCTACT encodes:
- the LOC131082384 gene encoding endonuclease domain-containing 1 protein-like, which gives rise to MLGLLLLLQVLASCLWLGHSTVETPFLICPQFFYDGIPPNNALNPQNPAWICQRFRNSFRYATLYDRDRRIPVYSAYIFQPRNTEKPPEWWMVEPQVSNVNVKEMERESDLIAHHHFTLDQIEESQAVLDDYKGLKDLDFGHLIPSDHMESLGSKMATFTLTNVVPQDSSLNKGQWNIYQSKTMPKMTKGCTTTYVITGAVPGSTDIAVGRVNRPSHIWSAACCVVGTEPTSAWGAIAENNKNEVVTITLGELEERLTNFYGRKVILFEKACPRQ